Proteins encoded together in one Mycobacterium sp. MS1601 window:
- a CDS encoding MCE family protein, translated as MDSRGTTIKVGVFTVVMLLVAAGLVVVFGEFRFSSGNTFHANFSNAARLKAGQDVRIAGVPVGSVQSVKLNPDNTVDVAFDVNDRYQLYTSTRAAIRYENLVGDRFLEITSGPGELRKLPAGATIPQENTDPALDLDALLGGLRPVLKGLDGTKVNEISNAVIELLQGQGGALQQLLSNTSTFTTDLAARDQLIGDVVNNLNTVLGTVDAKSAEFDASVDQLQQLITGLAQGRDPIAGAIGPLASAENDLTDMLETSRRPLQGVLENLRPLAGELDRRKAEINEIIEPLAENYLRLNALGAYGSFFNIYYCSIRMKINGPAGSDILIPFGGPPDPSKGRCAPVPE; from the coding sequence ATGGACTCGCGCGGCACAACAATCAAGGTCGGCGTCTTCACCGTGGTGATGCTGCTGGTGGCAGCAGGCCTGGTGGTGGTGTTCGGCGAGTTCCGCTTCTCCTCGGGCAACACTTTCCACGCCAACTTCAGCAATGCGGCCAGGCTCAAAGCCGGCCAGGACGTCCGGATCGCCGGTGTGCCCGTCGGTTCGGTGCAGTCGGTGAAGCTGAATCCCGACAACACCGTCGACGTCGCCTTCGACGTCAACGACCGCTACCAGCTCTACACCTCGACGCGGGCAGCGATCAGGTACGAGAACCTGGTGGGTGACCGCTTCCTGGAGATCACTTCAGGCCCCGGCGAACTGCGCAAGCTGCCTGCCGGCGCCACCATCCCCCAGGAGAACACCGACCCGGCTCTGGATCTGGACGCACTGCTGGGCGGACTTCGGCCCGTACTCAAGGGCCTTGACGGCACCAAGGTCAACGAGATCAGCAATGCCGTCATCGAACTACTGCAGGGCCAGGGTGGTGCACTGCAACAGCTGCTGTCCAACACCAGCACCTTCACCACCGATCTTGCCGCGCGTGACCAACTGATCGGCGACGTGGTGAACAACCTCAACACCGTGCTGGGCACCGTCGATGCCAAGAGCGCCGAATTCGATGCCAGCGTCGACCAGCTGCAGCAGCTGATCACCGGGCTGGCACAGGGACGCGACCCCATCGCCGGTGCCATCGGCCCGCTGGCCTCGGCCGAGAACGACCTCACCGACATGCTGGAGACCAGTAGACGACCGCTGCAAGGTGTGTTGGAGAATCTGCGCCCGCTGGCCGGTGAGCTGGATCGGCGCAAGGCCGAGATCAACGAGATCATCGAACCATTGGCCGAGAATTACCTGCGGCTCAACGCTCTTGGCGCCTACGGCTCGTTCTTCAACATCTACTACTGCTCCATCCGCATGAAGATCAACGGACCCGCGGGCAGCGACATACTCATCCCGTTCGGCGGACCGCCGGACCCGTCCAAGGGGAGGTGCGCTCCTGTCCCAGAGTGA
- a CDS encoding MCE family protein: MSDGQSRRTHVRIAALILAAVIAAAAVVTYLGYTAAFTSTDTVTVLSPRAGLVMEQDAKVKYRGIQIGKVRSIEYAGDQAKLTLEIDSSELPYVPANAVVKIAGNTVFGAKSVEFQPPESPLGTALRPGATVEASSVQLEVNTLFQTLTDVLQKIDPVNLNATMTALGEGLRGNGDNLGATMTGLNTYLAQLNPKLPTVQRDLQQTAQVADIYADAAPDLVTVLNNVPTLSQTIVDQQDNLNATLLAATGLANNGFDTLSPAAEDYIAAINRARAPLKVVAEYSPIIGCVLQGTSQAVDKFAPVLGGTRPGLFVASNFLPGAPAYTYPESLPIVNASGGPNCRGLPNMPSKQLGGSWYRAPFLVTDNAYVPYEPNTELQFDAPSTLQFLFNGAFAEGDDY; the protein is encoded by the coding sequence ATGTCAGACGGACAATCGAGGCGCACACACGTGCGGATCGCGGCGCTGATTCTCGCCGCGGTGATCGCAGCGGCCGCCGTCGTCACCTACCTCGGCTACACCGCCGCATTCACCTCCACCGACACCGTCACCGTGCTGTCCCCGCGTGCCGGTCTGGTCATGGAGCAGGACGCCAAGGTCAAGTACCGCGGCATCCAGATCGGCAAGGTCCGTAGCATCGAGTACGCCGGTGACCAGGCGAAGCTGACGCTGGAGATCGACAGCAGCGAATTGCCGTACGTCCCGGCCAACGCCGTGGTGAAGATCGCGGGCAACACCGTCTTCGGCGCCAAATCGGTCGAGTTCCAACCCCCTGAGTCGCCGCTGGGTACCGCGCTGCGCCCCGGTGCCACCGTGGAGGCGTCTTCGGTGCAGCTGGAGGTCAACACGCTGTTCCAGACGCTCACCGATGTCCTGCAGAAGATCGACCCGGTGAACCTCAACGCCACCATGACCGCGCTCGGCGAAGGTCTGCGCGGCAACGGTGACAACCTGGGTGCCACCATGACTGGTTTGAACACCTATCTGGCGCAACTGAATCCGAAACTGCCGACGGTACAGCGCGACCTGCAGCAGACGGCGCAGGTGGCCGACATCTATGCCGACGCGGCGCCAGATCTGGTGACCGTACTGAACAACGTGCCGACGTTGAGCCAGACCATCGTGGACCAGCAGGACAACCTCAATGCCACCCTGCTGGCGGCAACCGGGTTGGCCAACAACGGGTTCGACACCCTGTCGCCGGCAGCCGAGGACTACATCGCCGCCATCAACCGCGCCCGGGCACCGTTGAAGGTGGTGGCCGAGTACTCGCCGATCATCGGCTGTGTGCTCCAGGGCACCTCCCAAGCCGTCGACAAATTCGCTCCGGTGCTCGGTGGTACCCGGCCAGGGCTGTTCGTCGCGTCGAACTTCCTGCCCGGCGCACCCGCCTACACCTACCCCGAGAGCCTGCCGATCGTGAATGCCTCCGGTGGACCCAACTGCCGCGGGCTGCCCAACATGCCGAGCAAGCAGCTCGGCGGCAGCTGGTATCGCGCGCCCTTCTTGGTCACCGACAACGCATACGTGCCGTATGAGCCCAACACCGAGTTACAGTTCGACGCTCCGTCCACCCTGCAGTTCCTGTTCAACGGCGCCTTTGCCGAGGGGGACGACTACTGA
- a CDS encoding MlaE family ABC transporter permease, with protein sequence MSAFGSYDATLRLKRFLSGAPRFVDSFGEQALFYGESIRYIPNALTRYRRETVRLIAEMTMGVGALAIIGGTVGVAAFMTLASGGVIAVQGYSSLGNIGIEALTGFLSAFLNVRIVAPVIAGIALAATIGAGTTAQLGAMRVAEEIDAVESMAVHSMSYLVSTRLIAGLIAIVPLYALSVLAAFFAARFTTVFINGQSAGLYDHYFNTFLVPTDLLWSFLQAIVMSIAVMLVHTYYGYNASGGPVGVGIAVGKAVRTSLIVVVTIVLLISLAVYGGSGNFNLSG encoded by the coding sequence ATGAGCGCGTTCGGGAGCTACGACGCCACGCTGCGGCTCAAGCGTTTCCTGTCCGGTGCGCCCAGGTTCGTGGACAGCTTCGGTGAGCAGGCGCTGTTCTACGGCGAGTCCATCCGCTATATCCCCAATGCGCTGACCCGCTACCGGCGCGAGACCGTCCGGCTGATTGCCGAGATGACCATGGGTGTCGGTGCGCTGGCGATCATCGGCGGCACCGTGGGTGTGGCGGCATTCATGACGCTGGCCTCCGGCGGTGTCATTGCGGTGCAGGGTTACTCATCGCTGGGCAACATCGGCATCGAAGCCCTGACCGGCTTTTTGTCGGCCTTCCTCAACGTGCGCATCGTGGCGCCGGTGATCGCGGGTATCGCGCTGGCCGCCACCATCGGGGCAGGCACCACGGCACAGCTGGGCGCCATGCGGGTGGCCGAGGAGATCGACGCCGTGGAATCCATGGCCGTGCACTCGATGTCGTATCTGGTGTCCACGCGGTTGATCGCCGGTCTGATCGCCATCGTGCCGCTCTACGCGCTGTCGGTGCTGGCGGCGTTCTTCGCGGCCCGCTTCACCACGGTGTTCATCAACGGTCAGTCCGCGGGTCTGTATGACCACTACTTCAACACCTTCCTGGTGCCCACCGATCTGCTGTGGTCGTTCCTGCAGGCCATCGTCATGTCGATCGCGGTGATGCTGGTGCACACCTACTACGGCTACAACGCTTCCGGCGGCCCGGTGGGTGTGGGCATCGCGGTCGGAAAGGCCGTGCGCACCTCGCTGATCGTTGTGGTCACCATCGTCTTGTTGATCTCACTCGCCGTCTACGGCGGGTCCGGCAACTTCAACCTGTCGGGGTAG
- a CDS encoding MlaE family ABC transporter permease encodes MISRLAVPARAVGGFVEMTFDTFRACFQRPFQFREFLDQTWMIARVSLVPTLLVAIPFTVLVAFTLNILLREIGAADLSGAGTAFGTITQLGPVVTVLVIAGAGATAICADLGARTIREEIDAMRVLGIDPIHRLVVPRVLASTFVALLLNGLVCAIGLSGGYVFSVFLQGVNPGAFINGLTVLTGLPELLLAEVKALLFGVVAGLVGCYRGLTVAGGPKGVGIAVNETVVYAFICLFVINVIMTAIGVRVLDS; translated from the coding sequence TTGATCTCTCGTCTCGCGGTTCCCGCTCGGGCTGTCGGTGGGTTCGTCGAGATGACTTTCGACACCTTCCGCGCATGCTTCCAACGGCCATTCCAGTTCCGTGAATTTCTCGACCAGACATGGATGATCGCTCGAGTCTCGCTGGTACCCACCCTGCTGGTGGCCATTCCGTTCACCGTGTTGGTGGCCTTCACTCTCAACATCCTGCTGCGCGAGATCGGCGCGGCCGATCTGTCCGGCGCCGGAACGGCTTTCGGCACCATCACCCAGCTCGGCCCGGTGGTCACGGTGCTGGTGATCGCCGGAGCCGGGGCGACGGCCATCTGCGCGGATCTGGGTGCCCGCACCATCCGTGAAGAGATCGACGCCATGCGGGTGCTGGGCATCGACCCGATCCACCGGCTCGTCGTCCCCCGGGTGCTGGCGTCGACATTTGTGGCGCTACTGCTCAACGGCCTGGTGTGCGCAATCGGCCTGTCCGGCGGCTACGTGTTCTCCGTTTTCCTGCAGGGCGTCAACCCCGGCGCCTTCATCAACGGGCTGACCGTGCTCACCGGGTTGCCGGAACTGCTGCTCGCCGAGGTGAAGGCGCTACTGTTCGGCGTCGTCGCCGGCCTGGTGGGCTGCTACCGCGGCCTCACCGTCGCGGGCGGCCCGAAGGGCGTCGGTATCGCCGTCAACGAAACCGTGGTCTACGCGTTCATCTGCCTGTTCGTCATCAACGTCATCATGACGGCCATCGGCGTTCGGGTGCTGGACTCATGA
- a CDS encoding 3-oxoacyl-ACP reductase, whose product MRNVTSVEAGIDLSGKVAVVTGAAAGLGRAEAIGLAQSGATVVINDMASAIDNSDVMDEIAAAGSKAVTVAGDISVRSTADELVATADGLGGLDIVVNNAGITRDRMLFNMSDEDWDAVIAVHLRGHFLLTRNAATYWRDKSKDVGGPVYGRLVNTSSEAGLAGPPGQANYGAAKAGITALTMSAARGLERYGVCANAICPRARTAMTADVFGAAPELSDGEVDGLSPEHVVTLVRFLASPAAERVNGQVFIVYGPSVTLVAAPVAAHQFTASGSAWAPEDLSAALTGYFAGRDPKQGFSATGLMGN is encoded by the coding sequence ATTCGTAACGTGACTTCCGTAGAAGCCGGAATCGATCTGTCGGGCAAGGTCGCCGTGGTGACCGGTGCGGCGGCCGGGCTGGGCCGCGCCGAGGCCATCGGCCTGGCACAGTCCGGCGCCACCGTCGTGATCAACGACATGGCGTCGGCGATCGACAATTCCGATGTGATGGACGAGATCGCGGCGGCGGGCTCCAAGGCCGTCACCGTCGCCGGTGACATCAGCGTCCGGTCCACGGCCGACGAGTTGGTGGCCACCGCCGACGGCCTCGGCGGGCTGGACATCGTGGTCAACAACGCGGGCATCACTCGCGACCGCATGCTGTTCAACATGTCCGACGAGGACTGGGACGCGGTGATCGCCGTGCACCTGAGGGGACACTTCCTGCTCACCCGCAATGCGGCCACGTACTGGCGGGACAAGTCCAAGGATGTGGGTGGGCCCGTGTACGGCCGCCTGGTCAACACCTCCTCGGAGGCCGGGTTGGCCGGCCCGCCCGGGCAGGCCAACTACGGTGCCGCCAAGGCCGGGATCACGGCGTTGACGATGTCGGCGGCCCGCGGTCTGGAGCGCTACGGGGTGTGCGCCAACGCCATCTGCCCCAGGGCTCGCACGGCCATGACAGCCGACGTCTTCGGCGCCGCACCCGAGCTTTCCGACGGTGAAGTCGACGGTTTGTCGCCTGAGCATGTGGTGACCCTGGTGCGCTTTCTGGCCTCACCTGCCGCCGAGCGGGTCAACGGGCAGGTGTTCATCGTCTACGGGCCGTCGGTCACGTTGGTTGCCGCGCCAGTGGCCGCGCATCAGTTCACGGCATCGGGGTCGGCGTGGGCACCGGAGGATCTCAGTGCAGCCCTCACGGGCTACTTTGCTGGACGTGATCCGAAGCAGGGATTTTCAGCAACCGGCCTGATGGGCAACTGA
- a CDS encoding ferredoxin, giving the protein MHVEVDRDRCEGNAVCVGIAPDLFDLDDDDYAVMKVDEIPADQEDLAEQAVAECPRAALIRKD; this is encoded by the coding sequence GTGCACGTTGAAGTGGATCGCGATCGGTGTGAGGGAAACGCCGTCTGTGTGGGAATCGCGCCCGACCTGTTCGATCTTGACGACGACGACTATGCCGTGATGAAAGTGGACGAGATTCCCGCAGACCAAGAAGATCTGGCCGAACAAGCGGTGGCTGAATGTCCCCGTGCCGCCCTCATCCGCAAAGACTAG
- a CDS encoding acyl-CoA dehydrogenase family protein: MRIGYTPEQEELRRELRSYFTKLMTPERAEALAAGDGEMGRGNVYRETVAQMGKDGWLTLNWPEEYGGQARTPMESLIFNDEAAIANVPVPFLTINSVAPTIMHFGTEEQKKFFLPKIAAGELHFSIGYSEPGAGTDLASLRTTAVRDGDDYVVNGQKMWTSLIAYADYVWLAVRTNPEAKKHRGISMLIVPTTAEGFSWTPVHTMSGVDTSATYYQDVRVPVSSLVGEENAGWKLVTNQLNHERVALVSAQPIYVALGGVREWAQNTKDIHGKRLIDSEWVQLNLARVHAKAEVLKLINWELASASDAAPSAADASAAKVYGTELATEAYRLLMEVLGTSATLRAGSPGALLRGRIERMHRSALILTFGGGTNEIQRDIIGMVALGLPRVNR, from the coding sequence ATGCGCATCGGCTACACCCCCGAGCAGGAGGAATTGCGCCGCGAGTTGCGGTCGTACTTCACCAAGTTGATGACCCCTGAGCGCGCCGAGGCGTTGGCGGCAGGTGACGGAGAGATGGGCCGCGGCAACGTCTACCGCGAGACCGTCGCGCAGATGGGCAAGGACGGCTGGCTCACGCTCAACTGGCCCGAGGAGTACGGCGGGCAGGCCCGCACGCCGATGGAGAGCCTGATCTTCAACGACGAAGCGGCCATCGCCAACGTGCCGGTGCCGTTCCTGACCATCAACAGCGTCGCGCCGACCATCATGCATTTCGGCACCGAGGAGCAGAAGAAGTTCTTCCTGCCCAAGATCGCCGCCGGCGAACTGCACTTCTCGATCGGCTACTCCGAGCCGGGGGCGGGCACCGACTTGGCGTCGCTGCGCACCACCGCGGTGCGCGACGGCGACGACTACGTCGTCAACGGCCAGAAGATGTGGACCTCGCTGATCGCGTACGCCGACTACGTCTGGCTGGCGGTGCGCACCAATCCCGAAGCCAAGAAACACCGCGGCATCTCGATGCTGATCGTGCCGACCACGGCCGAAGGGTTCTCGTGGACCCCGGTGCACACCATGTCCGGGGTGGACACCAGCGCCACCTACTACCAGGACGTCCGGGTGCCGGTCTCGAGTCTGGTGGGCGAGGAGAACGCCGGCTGGAAACTGGTGACCAACCAGCTCAACCACGAACGGGTGGCCTTGGTCTCCGCCCAGCCGATCTACGTGGCTCTCGGCGGCGTCCGCGAGTGGGCACAGAACACCAAGGACATCCACGGTAAACGACTCATCGATTCCGAATGGGTCCAACTCAACCTGGCTCGCGTGCACGCCAAAGCCGAAGTGCTCAAACTGATCAACTGGGAGCTGGCGTCGGCCTCCGACGCCGCACCGTCGGCCGCGGACGCCTCCGCCGCCAAGGTGTACGGCACCGAGCTGGCCACCGAGGCCTACCGGCTGCTGATGGAGGTCCTGGGCACATCGGCGACGCTGCGGGCCGGTTCCCCCGGCGCGCTGCTACGCGGCCGTATCGAACGAATGCACCGGTCGGCACTGATCCTGACGTTCGGCGGTGGCACCAACGAGATCCAGCGCGACATCATCGGCATGGTTGCACTCGGCCTGCCCCGAGTGAACCGGTAG
- a CDS encoding acyl-CoA dehydrogenase family protein, with protein MDFTTSEAADDLGGLTRTITESVCTPDHQRELDGLAQRFDTDLWRKLTAADILSTAAPESIGGGGFGVLEQVAVLVALGRQVAAVPYLESAVLGAGALAKFGPEALQQQWASPAVQGEKILTAALDGDMGDGPVQAAATESGYRLTGARTQVAYGPLADAFLVPAETDTGTAVFLLAKDDAGVDMTSLDTTGLGSVGHLELRGVEVGADRLLGGQEVLDWLRTAHLLGCSAFALGVLERALELTALYAREREQFDRPIGSFQAVSSRLADGYIDIKGLRLTLTQAAWRLSEDLPADIDVRSAAFWAAEAGHRVAHTTVHVHGGVGIDVDHPVHRYFLAAKQTEFALGGATGALLSIGRELADTPV; from the coding sequence ATGGATTTCACGACTTCAGAGGCGGCCGACGACCTGGGCGGCCTCACCCGCACCATCACCGAATCCGTCTGCACGCCTGACCATCAGCGTGAACTCGACGGTTTGGCACAGCGGTTCGACACCGATCTGTGGCGCAAACTGACCGCGGCCGACATCCTGTCCACTGCCGCACCGGAGTCCATCGGCGGCGGCGGTTTCGGCGTGCTGGAGCAGGTCGCGGTGCTGGTCGCACTCGGCCGTCAGGTCGCGGCGGTCCCCTACCTGGAATCCGCGGTGCTCGGTGCCGGCGCGTTGGCAAAGTTCGGCCCGGAAGCGCTGCAGCAGCAGTGGGCGTCCCCGGCGGTCCAGGGCGAGAAGATCCTGACTGCCGCCCTCGATGGGGACATGGGTGACGGTCCCGTACAAGCGGCAGCCACCGAATCCGGATACCGGCTGACCGGCGCCCGAACCCAGGTGGCCTACGGACCCCTGGCGGACGCATTCCTGGTTCCCGCGGAAACCGACACGGGCACAGCCGTTTTCCTGCTCGCCAAGGATGACGCGGGCGTCGACATGACTTCCCTGGACACCACGGGTCTGGGCAGCGTCGGCCACCTCGAACTGCGCGGTGTCGAAGTGGGTGCCGACCGGTTGCTCGGCGGTCAGGAAGTGCTGGACTGGTTGAGAACCGCACATCTGTTGGGTTGCAGTGCATTTGCGCTCGGTGTGCTGGAGCGCGCACTGGAGCTGACGGCGTTGTACGCGCGTGAACGCGAGCAGTTCGACCGGCCGATCGGCAGCTTCCAGGCTGTTTCGTCTCGGCTGGCGGACGGCTACATCGACATCAAAGGTCTGCGATTGACCCTGACCCAGGCGGCATGGCGGTTGTCCGAAGATCTGCCCGCCGACATCGACGTGCGCTCCGCGGCCTTCTGGGCCGCCGAGGCGGGACATCGGGTGGCTCACACCACGGTGCACGTCCACGGCGGCGTCGGTATCGACGTCGACCACCCGGTGCACCGGTACTTCCTGGCGGCCAAGCAGACCGAGTTCGCCCTCGGCGGTGCCACCGGGGCGCTGTTGTCGATCGGCCGCGAGCTCGCCGATACCCCCGTCTGA
- the fadD17 gene encoding long-chain-fatty-acid--CoA ligase FadD17, with amino-acid sequence MEQPTVTALLAPLAEVDDQGVASTEVPFVSWRNHIQDGADLAAALRARLDPRRPPHIGVLSGNTPFFSTVLVAAALGGLVPVGLNPTRRGPALQRDIDHADCQFLLADRASAQPDIDSLDVESESWADELATHRGAPVRFPDVDPDDLFMLIFTSGTSGDPKAVRCTHAKVAFPGVMLAQRFGLGPQDTCYLSMPLFHSNAIMAGWGPAVAAGASIALRRRFSASQFFPDVRRFGATYANYVGKPLSYILATEARSDDADNPLRIAYGNEGAPDDLERFAQRFGVQVVDGFGSSEGGVAIARTPDTPEGALGPLANGVSIVDVDTGEPCPPGVVGELVNLSGAGQFMGYYNDPEAEAQRMAGGIYHSGDLAYRDADGFAYFAGRLGDWMRVDGENLGTAPIERILLRHPDVVEAAVYPIPDPAVGDQVMAALVLADGADFDVQAFQGFLHQQQDLGPKQWPSFVRIANTLPRTETFKVIKRHLTAEGTDCTDEVHAVTRHRAPV; translated from the coding sequence ATGGAACAGCCCACTGTCACCGCCCTGCTGGCGCCGCTGGCGGAGGTCGACGATCAGGGCGTGGCCAGCACCGAGGTGCCTTTTGTCAGTTGGCGCAACCATATTCAGGACGGTGCCGACCTTGCCGCGGCACTACGCGCCAGGCTGGATCCGCGTAGACCGCCCCACATCGGCGTGCTGTCGGGCAACACGCCTTTTTTCAGCACCGTTCTGGTGGCTGCGGCTCTTGGCGGCCTGGTCCCGGTGGGGCTCAACCCGACTCGCCGCGGGCCCGCCCTGCAACGCGACATCGACCACGCCGACTGCCAGTTCTTACTGGCCGATCGCGCCAGTGCCCAACCCGACATCGACTCACTCGATGTCGAATCCGAGTCGTGGGCAGACGAACTCGCAACCCATCGCGGAGCCCCGGTCAGGTTCCCCGACGTGGATCCGGACGACCTGTTCATGTTGATCTTCACGTCCGGCACCAGCGGCGACCCCAAGGCGGTGCGCTGCACCCATGCCAAGGTGGCGTTTCCCGGAGTGATGTTGGCGCAGCGGTTCGGGCTCGGGCCGCAGGACACCTGCTATCTCTCGATGCCGCTGTTCCATTCGAACGCCATCATGGCGGGTTGGGGCCCGGCGGTGGCGGCAGGTGCGTCGATCGCCTTGCGCCGCAGGTTCTCCGCGTCCCAGTTCTTTCCCGATGTCCGCCGGTTCGGCGCCACCTATGCCAACTACGTGGGCAAGCCGTTGTCATACATCCTGGCCACCGAGGCGCGATCCGACGATGCCGACAATCCACTACGGATCGCCTACGGCAACGAAGGAGCGCCCGACGACCTCGAGAGGTTCGCACAGCGGTTCGGCGTGCAGGTGGTCGACGGCTTCGGTTCCAGCGAGGGCGGGGTGGCGATCGCGCGAACTCCCGACACTCCCGAAGGCGCCCTGGGACCGCTGGCCAACGGGGTATCCATCGTCGACGTCGACACCGGTGAGCCGTGCCCGCCAGGTGTGGTGGGCGAACTGGTGAACCTCAGCGGTGCCGGCCAGTTCATGGGTTACTACAACGACCCGGAAGCCGAGGCACAACGGATGGCGGGCGGCATCTACCACAGCGGAGACCTCGCCTATCGCGACGCAGACGGATTCGCCTACTTCGCCGGCCGTCTCGGTGACTGGATGCGGGTCGACGGAGAGAACCTGGGCACGGCGCCCATCGAGCGCATTCTGTTGCGCCACCCCGACGTCGTGGAGGCGGCCGTTTACCCGATACCTGATCCGGCCGTCGGTGATCAGGTGATGGCGGCACTGGTTCTCGCCGACGGCGCCGACTTCGATGTCCAGGCCTTCCAGGGTTTCCTGCATCAGCAGCAGGATCTCGGACCCAAGCAGTGGCCGTCCTTCGTACGAATAGCCAACACCCTGCCCCGCACCGAGACCTTCAAGGTCATAAAACGCCACCTCACCGCGGAGGGAACCGACTGCACCGACGAGGTGCACGCCGTGACCCGCCACCGGGCGCCGGTCTGA
- a CDS encoding AMP-binding protein: MADSIASMLMSRVGDDHPGLRTRDRDWTWDQVVAESATRAHLATAKWHEDFPDRPFHIGILLAGVPDFVFWLGGAALAGATVVGLNPTRGDQDLIADILHADCGLIITDTAGLDRLPDLDIGVLVVDHPSYPVLLDQHRAEASVADGVDAESLLLLLFTSGTTGSSKAVRCSQGRLARIAHTAVSKFGHHRGDVDYCCMPLFHGNALMALWAPALAVGATVCLTPTFSASAFLPDVRFFGATFFTYVGKALAYLMATPEAADDSDNTLTRGFGTEASPEDQAEFRRRFAAELFEGYGSSEGGNVAVPDDQAPAAALGRPAHHGVAIVDPQTLKTCATAVLDHHGRVLNAEEAVGEIVDKFGARDFEGYYRDDAANAERVRNGWYWTGDLGYVDGSGFLYFAGRRGDWIRVDGENTSALSIERVLRRHPGVIAAAVYSVPDPRSGDQVMAALEVSDPTCFDMAGLSRFLAASADLGRKGIPRLVRLSARLPVTGSNKILKRQLQEQHWDDHGDTIYIRVGRGAPDYRIMAPADRDDMDAAFERYGRGSYRTGR; the protein is encoded by the coding sequence ATGGCCGACAGCATCGCGTCGATGCTGATGAGCCGGGTGGGCGACGACCACCCGGGGCTGCGGACCCGCGACCGTGACTGGACCTGGGATCAGGTTGTCGCCGAGTCGGCGACCCGGGCTCATCTGGCGACAGCGAAGTGGCACGAGGACTTCCCCGACCGACCGTTTCACATCGGTATTCTGCTGGCGGGCGTGCCGGACTTCGTGTTCTGGCTGGGCGGGGCCGCCCTGGCCGGTGCCACCGTGGTGGGGCTCAACCCCACCCGGGGCGATCAGGATCTGATCGCCGACATCCTGCACGCCGACTGCGGGCTGATCATCACCGACACGGCAGGGCTTGATCGGTTGCCGGACCTGGACATCGGTGTCCTGGTGGTCGACCATCCGTCTTACCCGGTTCTGCTCGACCAGCACCGCGCCGAGGCATCTGTGGCCGACGGGGTAGACGCCGAGTCCCTGTTGTTGCTGCTGTTCACGTCCGGCACCACCGGGTCCTCCAAAGCCGTCCGGTGCAGCCAGGGCCGGCTGGCGCGGATCGCCCACACCGCGGTGTCGAAGTTCGGGCATCACCGGGGTGACGTCGACTACTGCTGCATGCCGTTGTTCCACGGTAATGCGCTCATGGCACTGTGGGCTCCGGCGCTGGCCGTGGGTGCCACCGTCTGCCTGACACCCACGTTCTCCGCTTCGGCGTTCCTGCCGGACGTGCGTTTCTTCGGAGCGACCTTCTTCACCTACGTGGGCAAGGCCCTGGCATACCTGATGGCCACCCCGGAAGCAGCAGACGACAGCGACAACACGCTGACCCGAGGATTCGGCACCGAGGCCTCGCCGGAGGACCAGGCCGAGTTTCGCCGGAGGTTCGCCGCCGAGTTGTTCGAAGGGTACGGCTCCAGTGAGGGCGGAAACGTCGCGGTGCCCGACGACCAGGCACCGGCGGCGGCACTGGGACGACCCGCGCACCACGGAGTGGCCATCGTTGATCCGCAGACGCTGAAGACCTGTGCGACAGCGGTTCTGGACCACCACGGCCGGGTACTGAACGCCGAAGAAGCCGTCGGTGAGATCGTCGACAAGTTCGGTGCCAGGGACTTCGAGGGGTACTACCGTGATGACGCCGCCAACGCCGAACGAGTGCGCAACGGCTGGTACTGGACCGGCGACCTGGGATACGTGGACGGGTCGGGGTTCCTGTACTTCGCCGGGAGGCGCGGAGACTGGATCCGGGTGGACGGTGAGAACACCTCGGCGCTGTCCATAGAGCGGGTGCTGCGTCGCCACCCGGGGGTGATCGCCGCCGCGGTGTACTCGGTACCCGACCCGAGATCCGGTGACCAGGTGATGGCAGCACTCGAGGTCAGCGATCCGACCTGCTTCGACATGGCAGGGTTGTCGCGTTTCCTGGCCGCCAGCGCCGATCTGGGCCGCAAGGGCATTCCGCGGTTGGTGCGCCTTTCGGCCCGGTTACCCGTCACCGGGTCGAACAAGATTCTCAAACGTCAACTGCAGGAACAGCACTGGGACGACCACGGTGACACCATCTACATACGGGTCGGCCGAGGCGCCCCCGACTATCGGATCATGGCGCCCGCCGACCGCGACGACATGGACGCCGCGTTCGAACGCTACGGTCGTGGTAGCTACCGGACGGGGCGGTGA